A genomic region of Glycine max cultivar Williams 82 chromosome 15, Glycine_max_v4.0, whole genome shotgun sequence contains the following coding sequences:
- the LOC100775708 gene encoding uncharacterized protein, with the protein MRNSIRCCISCILPCGALDVIRIVHSNGRVEEISGTIKASDVMKAHPKHVLKKPSSPSTQDGVVPKIVVVPPDAELQRGKIYFLMPLPSPPSEKNNHLQRSSSSGKKKRKEHHSDNRNINNNNAISVANLLVSNERYLTEILSEKVSTQRDRRRGRVAVWRPHLESISESPSPDYM; encoded by the coding sequence ATGAGAAACAGCATCCGGTGTTGCATCTCCTGCATTCTCCCATGCGGGGCCCTGGACGTAATCCGCATAGTGCACTCCAACGGCCGCGTCGAGGAAATCAGCGGCACCATCAAGGCCAGCGACGTCATGAAGGCACACCCCAAGCACGTCCTCAAGAAGCCTTCCTCCCCCTCCACCCAAGACGGCGTCGTTCCCAAGATCGTCGTCGTCCCTCCCGACGCAGAGCTCCAACGCGGCAAGATTTACTTCCTCATGCCTCTCCCCTCGCCTCCGTCGGAAAAGAACAACCACCTCCAGAGGTCCTCCTCCTCggggaagaagaaaaggaaggaacaCCACAGCGACAACAGAAACATCAACAATAACAACGCCATTTCGGTCGCCAACTTGCTCGTCTCTAATGAGCGCTACTTGACTGAAATACTCTCCGAGAAAGTTTCTACGCAGAGAGACAGAAGACGAGGACGTGTCGCCGTCTGGAGGCCTCACTTGGAGAGCATTTCTGAGTCACCATCACCTGATTATATGTAA